A part of Bubalus bubalis isolate 160015118507 breed Murrah chromosome 6, NDDB_SH_1, whole genome shotgun sequence genomic DNA contains:
- the TEX38 gene encoding testis-expressed protein 38 isoform X1 gives MDSQREDLSLPGVWVSLYFGFLGLCSVVTGSCILFLHWRKNVRREERAQEWVEVMRAATFTYSPLLYWINKRRHYGMNAAINTGPPPAATKTATDTQNSDRPSELDVPESRSYAAQDSSPEVEAPGPLHPAVQLAPQQPLPSSPVLRPQASSPLPIPIFQEVPFALSLCNLPPMLNHSVSYPLAICPQRNVHFNSLPTMAQGDHCLNAKPFASEL, from the exons ATGGATTCCCAAAGGGAGGACCTCAGCCTCCCTGGTG TGTGGGTGTCACTGTACTTTGGATTCCTGGGGCTGTGTTCTGTGGTAACTGGCAGCTGCATTCTCTTTCTGCACTGGAGGAAGAACGTGCGGCGGGAAGAGCGTGCCCAGGAGTGGGTGGAGGTGATGAGAGCAGCCACATTCACCTACAGCCCGCTGTTGTACTGGATTAACAAGCGACGGCACTATGGCATGAACGCAGCCATCAATACTGGCCCTCCCCCTGCTGCCACCAAGACTGCGACTGACACCCAGAATTCAGATCGCCCCTCGGAGCTGGATGTCCCGGAGAGCAGGAGCTATGCTGCTCAAGATAGCAGCCCCGAGGTGGAGGCCCCCGGCCCCCTGCATCCTGCGGTGCAGCTGGCACCACAGCAGCCCCTACCTTCTTCCCCAGTGCTGCGGCCCCAGGCCAGCTCCCCACTCCCAATTCCCATCTTTCAGGAGGTGCCCTTTGCCCTCTCCCTGTGCAACCTACCCCCGATGCTGAACCACTCAGTTTCCTACCCTTTGGCCATCTGTCCTCAAAGGAATGTCCACTTCAATTCCCTCCCGACAATGGCCCAGGGGGACCACTGCTTGAATGCCAAGCCCTTTGCTTCAGAACTGTAG
- the TEX38 gene encoding testis-expressed protein 38 isoform X2 encodes MRAATFTYSPLLYWINKRRHYGMNAAINTGPPPAATKTATDTQNSDRPSELDVPESRSYAAQDSSPEVEAPGPLHPAVQLAPQQPLPSSPVLRPQASSPLPIPIFQEVPFALSLCNLPPMLNHSVSYPLAICPQRNVHFNSLPTMAQGDHCLNAKPFASEL; translated from the coding sequence ATGAGAGCAGCCACATTCACCTACAGCCCGCTGTTGTACTGGATTAACAAGCGACGGCACTATGGCATGAACGCAGCCATCAATACTGGCCCTCCCCCTGCTGCCACCAAGACTGCGACTGACACCCAGAATTCAGATCGCCCCTCGGAGCTGGATGTCCCGGAGAGCAGGAGCTATGCTGCTCAAGATAGCAGCCCCGAGGTGGAGGCCCCCGGCCCCCTGCATCCTGCGGTGCAGCTGGCACCACAGCAGCCCCTACCTTCTTCCCCAGTGCTGCGGCCCCAGGCCAGCTCCCCACTCCCAATTCCCATCTTTCAGGAGGTGCCCTTTGCCCTCTCCCTGTGCAACCTACCCCCGATGCTGAACCACTCAGTTTCCTACCCTTTGGCCATCTGTCCTCAAAGGAATGTCCACTTCAATTCCCTCCCGACAATGGCCCAGGGGGACCACTGCTTGAATGCCAAGCCCTTTGCTTCAGAACTGTAG